In a single window of the Campylobacter fetus subsp. testudinum 03-427 genome:
- the eptC gene encoding phosphoethanolamine transferase (Pfam matches to PF00884.19 Sulfatase, and to PF08019.8 DUF1705) codes for MKLSSNIFILSFSLFITLLNYKFFEFAINKAGFYENKIVLLTLPVLFFALLIISFSLLFLPYLTKPLSIFIGISGIAGAYFMNTYGTIIDGDMIRNAVQTDVKEVRDLLNWNIILWILGAVFITIFILKTQIVYSNILHEVKIRSIFIVVALAIFGGSFGIFSKNFIPFFRNYPEIRFFTTPFYPIYSIIKFTKSLAPKAEFQKIGLDATLKDDKKRLFVLIVGETARAANYSLNNYMKNDTNPYSKENGVLSFTNFYSCGTSTAISVPCMFSNLTKNTFSPDKANNMGNLLDVFTVANVDVSWFGNNSGWCKGVCERVQNAKNYGGESFDEVMLKDINSKIQNASKNSFIVVHLQGSHGPTYFKRYPKEFDKFNPTCDTAVLKDCSHDEIVNTYDNTILYTDYVMNKIIDMLKDSKFETGLLYVSDHGESLGENGLYLHGMPYAFAPDFQIHVPAILWLNENKKLDELRKLKDESLSQDYIFHSMLGFFDINSSVYDKNLDFFTKDIK; via the coding sequence GGTTTTTACGAAAACAAAATTGTTCTTTTAACGCTTCCGGTGCTATTTTTTGCACTATTGATAATATCTTTTAGCTTATTATTCCTACCTTATTTAACTAAACCATTATCAATTTTTATAGGAATTAGCGGAATTGCCGGAGCGTACTTTATGAACACGTACGGCACGATAATAGACGGCGATATGATAAGAAACGCAGTTCAAACAGATGTAAAAGAGGTTAGAGATCTGCTAAACTGGAATATAATTTTATGGATTTTAGGCGCTGTTTTTATCACGATTTTCATACTAAAAACGCAAATCGTATATTCTAATATCTTGCACGAGGTAAAAATCAGATCTATTTTTATAGTAGTGGCTTTGGCTATTTTTGGCGGATCTTTTGGTATATTTAGCAAAAATTTTATACCATTTTTTAGAAACTATCCAGAAATCAGATTTTTTACAACTCCGTTTTATCCGATATACTCTATAATTAAATTTACAAAATCACTAGCCCCTAAAGCAGAATTTCAAAAAATAGGACTTGACGCAACTCTAAAAGATGATAAAAAAAGATTATTTGTACTTATAGTAGGAGAGACTGCAAGAGCTGCTAATTACTCATTAAATAACTATATGAAGAACGATACAAATCCATATTCGAAAGAAAATGGCGTACTTAGCTTTACAAACTTCTACTCGTGTGGTACATCTACTGCTATAAGTGTGCCTTGTATGTTTTCAAATTTGACTAAAAATACATTTTCTCCAGATAAAGCTAATAATATGGGTAATTTATTAGACGTATTTACAGTAGCAAATGTCGATGTAAGCTGGTTTGGTAATAACTCTGGATGGTGCAAAGGAGTCTGCGAGAGAGTGCAAAACGCTAAGAATTATGGTGGTGAGAGTTTTGATGAAGTTATGTTAAAAGATATAAACTCCAAAATACAAAACGCTTCAAAAAACAGCTTTATAGTAGTTCATCTACAAGGAAGCCATGGACCAACCTACTTTAAAAGATATCCAAAAGAGTTTGATAAGTTCAACCCTACTTGCGATACTGCCGTACTAAAAGACTGCAGCCACGATGAAATAGTAAATACGTATGATAATACTATATTATATACCGATTATGTTATGAATAAAATAATAGATATGCTAAAAGATTCTAAATTTGAAACTGGACTTCTTTACGTAAGCGATCACGGTGAGAGTTTAGGGGAAAATGGATTATACTTGCACGGTATGCCTTATGCTTTTGCTCCGGATTTTCAGATACATGTTCCTGCTATACTTTGGTTAAACGAAAATAAAAAATTAGATGAATTAAGAAAATTAAAAGATGAAAGTTTATCGCAAGACTATATTTTTCACTCTATGCTTGGTTTTTTTGATA